From Caldanaerobius fijiensis DSM 17918, a single genomic window includes:
- a CDS encoding YpmA family protein: MDLTKMENKGKLELIAERRFAYNGELYKVIDFLNKTLKHHNLIFGVSLDGDELIVSIYET, from the coding sequence TTGGATTTAACAAAAATGGAAAATAAAGGTAAACTGGAATTGATTGCTGAAAGGAGATTTGCATATAACGGCGAATTGTATAAAGTAATAGATTTTTTAAATAAAACATTAAAACATCATAATTTAATTTTTGGTGTTTCATTAGATGGAGACGAGTTGATAGTTTCTATTTACGAAACTTAA
- a CDS encoding MurR/RpiR family transcriptional regulator: MSNTDLIDRIKQHLPEFSKSQRLIAEYILEHYDKAAFMTASKLGKKINVSESTVVRFANAIGFEGYPELQKSLQDLVKMKLTTIQRLELAEDYTENNNIVQFVLKSDLENIKATLDTLDIDVFNKVVDSLFNARRIYIIGLRSSMALAEFLGFYLNLILDNVRVVSYGVSDIFEQLLRVGENDVVIGIGFPRYSRRTIDALRYAKEKKAKVIAITDSNLSPLTESADCVLLAKSNIASFVDSLVAPLSLINALIVSVGLREKNIITTYFDHLEKIWDKYGVYSDKTEGAKDE; this comes from the coding sequence GTGAGTAATACAGATTTGATAGACAGGATAAAGCAACACCTTCCTGAGTTCAGTAAGAGCCAGAGGCTTATAGCAGAGTATATACTTGAGCATTATGATAAAGCAGCATTTATGACGGCATCTAAGTTAGGCAAAAAAATAAACGTAAGCGAGTCGACGGTGGTTAGATTTGCCAATGCCATCGGATTTGAAGGGTATCCGGAACTTCAAAAATCATTACAAGATCTTGTAAAAATGAAACTTACTACTATCCAAAGATTGGAATTAGCTGAGGATTATACGGAAAATAATAATATTGTTCAATTTGTGTTAAAATCCGATCTAGAAAATATAAAGGCAACATTAGATACCCTTGATATTGATGTTTTTAATAAGGTTGTTGATAGTTTATTTAATGCCAGAAGAATATATATTATAGGGTTGCGCAGTTCAATGGCTTTAGCAGAATTTTTGGGGTTTTATTTAAATTTGATACTGGACAATGTGAGAGTAGTATCCTATGGCGTAAGCGATATTTTTGAACAATTATTAAGGGTCGGGGAAAATGATGTCGTGATAGGAATAGGGTTTCCAAGGTATTCCCGCAGAACTATTGATGCGCTCAGGTACGCAAAGGAGAAAAAAGCTAAAGTTATTGCAATAACTGATAGCAATTTATCGCCTTTAACTGAATCTGCCGATTGCGTATTATTGGCAAAAAGTAATATTGCTTCATTTGTTGATTCGCTAGTTGCGCCTTTGAGTCTAATAAATGCTTTAATAGTAAGCGTTGGTTTAAGAGAAAAGAACATAATCACTACGTATTTTGATCATCTTGAGAAAATATGGGATAAATATGGGGTTTATTCTGATAAAACAGAAGGGGCTAAAGATGAATAG
- a CDS encoding histidine phosphatase family protein → MNRLYLIRHGETEWNLYNKTQGCRDIPLNDNGRHQSMMLARRMSMYNIDKIYSSDLRRAVETASYIAEILKKDIIRMKEFREINFGLWEGLTFEEIKKNYPEEHKVWKETPHNAKIPGGEMLKDVYERVMVGLRKVLDESSNQDIIIVSHGGPIKLMVLGLLGIDISKYNRFRQDNTAVNIIEIYENKNAVLTLYNDTRHLLW, encoded by the coding sequence ATGAATAGATTATACCTCATAAGGCATGGAGAAACAGAATGGAATTTGTATAACAAAACTCAGGGTTGTAGAGACATACCTTTAAATGATAATGGTAGACACCAATCAATGATGTTAGCACGAAGAATGAGTATGTATAATATAGATAAGATATATTCCAGTGATCTGAGGAGGGCAGTTGAAACCGCCTCTTATATTGCTGAAATTTTGAAAAAGGATATCATAAGGATGAAAGAATTTAGGGAAATAAATTTTGGTCTGTGGGAAGGTCTTACTTTTGAAGAAATCAAAAAAAACTATCCTGAAGAGCATAAGGTCTGGAAAGAAACTCCTCACAATGCAAAAATACCAGGTGGTGAAATGCTCAAAGACGTATATGAAAGGGTTATGGTGGGGCTTAGAAAGGTATTAGATGAGTCCAGTAATCAAGATATAATAATAGTAAGTCATGGAGGACCCATAAAACTGATGGTGTTAGGTTTATTAGGAATAGATATATCAAAATATAACAGGTTTCGACAGGACAATACAGCGGTTAATATTATTGAAATATATGAAAATAAGAATGCTGTTTTGACTTTGTATAATGACACGCGACACTTATTGTGGTAA
- the cmk gene encoding (d)CMP kinase has protein sequence MTLYSIRGAISVEDNKKEDIINAAKMLINEIINSNNIDPSQIVDILFSVTKDLDDAYPAPAIRSLGYDIPVMCLQEAEVKHSLRRCIRVLVHIQADEHKKIKHVYLKKAKILRPDISNLKIAIDGPAGAGKSTVAKELAQRLNIEYIDTGAMYRAVTLKLLDKHVDFSDTDTVVDILNSTEIQFENGRIYLDNKDVTEDIRSALVTANVSKVASIPEVRRILVSLQRKIADCKSVVMEGRDIGTTVLKDADLKIFLTSSVEIRAKRRYEELKRKGVKIEFSEVIEQIKARDLQDETREYSPLKMADDAHLIDASNMSVDEVVCHIIELLK, from the coding sequence ATGACTTTATACTCAATAAGAGGGGCTATAAGTGTTGAAGACAATAAAAAAGAAGATATAATAAATGCCGCAAAAATGCTCATAAACGAAATTATTAATTCCAACAACATTGATCCTTCGCAAATAGTGGATATTCTGTTCTCGGTTACTAAAGATCTTGATGATGCATACCCGGCACCGGCTATAAGATCTTTGGGATATGATATACCTGTAATGTGTTTACAGGAGGCCGAGGTTAAACATAGCTTAAGGAGATGTATACGGGTATTAGTACATATTCAGGCTGATGAGCACAAAAAAATTAAGCATGTTTACTTAAAAAAGGCAAAGATATTAAGACCCGATATATCAAATTTAAAAATAGCTATTGATGGCCCTGCAGGAGCGGGTAAAAGTACCGTTGCGAAAGAGTTAGCTCAGCGGTTGAATATAGAATATATTGATACAGGAGCAATGTATAGGGCTGTAACATTAAAATTGCTAGATAAACATGTAGATTTTAGTGATACAGATACTGTAGTGGATATTTTAAATTCCACAGAAATACAGTTTGAAAATGGCAGGATTTATCTAGACAATAAAGATGTAACTGAAGATATAAGATCTGCTCTTGTGACCGCAAATGTATCTAAAGTAGCCAGCATACCTGAGGTAAGGCGTATATTAGTGTCGCTACAGAGAAAGATAGCAGATTGCAAAAGTGTCGTAATGGAAGGCAGAGATATTGGTACGACAGTCCTTAAAGATGCCGATTTAAAAATATTTCTTACCTCATCTGTTGAAATAAGAGCAAAAAGGCGATATGAGGAATTAAAAAGAAAAGGTGTAAAGATTGAATTTAGTGAAGTTATTGAACAGATAAAGGCAAGAGATTTGCAGGATGAAACCAGAGAATATTCACCGCTAAAAATGGCAGATGATGCACATCTAATAGATGCTTCTAATATGTCAGTAGATGAGGTGGTATGCCACATAATAGAATTGTTAAAATAG
- a CDS encoding lysophospholipid acyltransferase family protein, with the protein MFYNIAKIIVKLLLLLFFRIEVRGIDNIPESGAFILCPNHISYFDPPLVACFIKRRIYYMAKEELFHNKLFGKILKMLGAFPVKRGTADFMAIKTALKILKEGKALGLFVEGTRSRNRELKKAEPGVALLSIKASCPIVPVAIVGEYKLFNKIIINIGSPFYLKVNSNNKNDSEYLSEISQIVIEKIRALQEEANENNSG; encoded by the coding sequence ATGTTTTATAATATAGCAAAAATAATTGTCAAATTATTATTGCTATTATTTTTTAGAATAGAAGTTCGAGGTATTGATAACATTCCTGAGAGCGGGGCTTTTATTCTTTGCCCTAATCATATAAGCTATTTTGATCCTCCTTTAGTTGCATGTTTTATAAAACGTAGAATATATTATATGGCGAAAGAGGAATTGTTTCATAATAAGCTTTTCGGAAAAATATTGAAGATGTTAGGTGCATTTCCTGTTAAAAGGGGTACTGCAGATTTTATGGCAATAAAAACTGCTCTTAAAATACTGAAAGAAGGTAAGGCGTTGGGACTTTTTGTAGAAGGGACAAGAAGTAGAAATCGTGAGCTAAAAAAAGCAGAACCTGGTGTAGCGCTCTTGTCTATTAAAGCTTCATGTCCCATTGTTCCCGTGGCCATCGTAGGCGAGTACAAATTATTCAATAAAATTATAATAAATATAGGTAGTCCTTTTTATTTAAAAGTAAATTCGAATAATAAGAATGATAGTGAATATTTAAGTGAAATAAGTCAGATTGTCATAGAAAAAATCAGAGCACTACAGGAGGAAGCAAATGAAAATAATAGTGGCTAA
- a CDS encoding 4-hydroxy-3-methylbut-2-enyl diphosphate reductase yields MKIIVAKMAGYCFGVKRAVNFIDELLKRGVNPIYTYGPIIHNPQVVEFYDKKGVKVVDSIDELTPESNLIIRTHGISKEEYRLIRDKGCTIFDKTCPFVKKVQKIANTYYRKGYQIVIVGDPTHPEVKGVNGWCDNTAIILNSIEEAETIPNFEKGCAVSQTTMMREKWEKIVEILSKKINDLVTFNTICDATYQRQTEAENLAKEVDVMIVVGGLNSSNTKKLAELCQKHCKRTYHIESKEQLPLNKLSKSDIIGITAGASTPDWVINSVIDELQKQAKGRD; encoded by the coding sequence ATGAAAATAATAGTGGCTAAAATGGCAGGGTATTGCTTTGGTGTTAAAAGAGCTGTAAACTTTATTGACGAATTGCTTAAAAGAGGCGTTAATCCTATATATACGTATGGTCCCATAATTCATAATCCACAAGTAGTTGAATTTTATGATAAGAAGGGTGTAAAAGTTGTTGATTCTATAGATGAACTAACACCGGAAAGCAATCTCATCATACGTACCCATGGAATATCCAAAGAAGAATATCGTTTGATTCGTGATAAGGGATGTACCATTTTTGATAAAACTTGCCCATTTGTAAAAAAAGTTCAGAAAATAGCAAATACATACTATAGAAAAGGATATCAAATTGTTATTGTAGGAGATCCTACACATCCCGAAGTAAAAGGAGTAAACGGATGGTGTGATAATACAGCCATTATCTTGAATTCTATCGAAGAAGCAGAGACAATACCTAATTTTGAAAAAGGTTGCGCTGTTTCTCAGACGACGATGATGCGCGAAAAGTGGGAAAAGATAGTTGAGATTTTGAGTAAAAAAATAAATGATTTGGTTACTTTTAATACAATTTGTGATGCCACATATCAGCGTCAAACAGAGGCTGAAAACCTTGCCAAAGAAGTAGATGTGATGATAGTGGTAGGAGGATTAAACAGCTCAAACACGAAGAAGTTAGCGGAGCTTTGCCAAAAACATTGTAAAAGAACATACCATATTGAATCAAAGGAACAATTGCCATTAAACAAATTATCGAAAAGTGATATAATAGGTATAACGGCTGGTGCTTCAACACCGGATTGGGTTATAAACTCAGTAATTGATGAGTTGCAAAAACAAGCGAAGGGTAGGGATTAA
- a CDS encoding 30S ribosomal protein S1, which produces MNEYEKTFKEIKRGDVVEGTVIQVNDEGAILNIGYKADAFVPKNELTYDDEELPSDVVKVGDKIEVEILRLENEDGNVLASKKRVDSSKIWDELKNDYEEQNAVKGKIYKTVKGGVLGSVKGFSCFIPASHLDLKHVDNLNDYIGKTIDLKIIEIDEQKKRIVGSRRNYLKDMIEKKKAETLKNLQVGQVVKGVVKSLTEYGAFVDIGGIDGLLRINEISWGRIKHPSDVLSIGDELEVYILNIDRENEKIALSLKKIIPNPWDSADRKYHVGDIKTGKVVGITQFGVFVELEPGIDGLIHKTHLNEKGDLKEGDIVNVEVLNVDLDKKRIRLKIK; this is translated from the coding sequence ATGAATGAATATGAAAAAACTTTTAAAGAAATTAAAAGGGGAGATGTAGTCGAAGGCACGGTTATTCAAGTAAATGATGAGGGAGCGATATTAAATATAGGCTATAAAGCAGATGCTTTTGTGCCAAAAAACGAGTTAACTTATGATGACGAAGAATTGCCTTCAGATGTGGTTAAAGTGGGGGATAAAATTGAAGTCGAAATTTTAAGACTTGAAAATGAGGATGGAAATGTTCTTGCTTCTAAAAAACGCGTCGATTCTTCTAAAATTTGGGATGAACTAAAGAATGATTATGAAGAACAAAATGCTGTAAAAGGCAAAATATATAAGACCGTAAAAGGCGGTGTATTAGGTAGTGTAAAAGGCTTTAGTTGCTTTATACCAGCATCTCATTTAGATTTAAAACACGTAGATAACCTTAATGATTACATTGGGAAAACTATCGATTTAAAAATAATTGAAATAGATGAGCAAAAGAAAAGAATAGTAGGGTCCAGAAGAAATTATTTAAAAGATATGATAGAAAAGAAAAAGGCTGAAACATTGAAAAATCTACAGGTGGGTCAGGTAGTTAAAGGCGTAGTGAAGAGTCTAACAGAATATGGAGCATTTGTTGATATAGGGGGTATTGATGGTCTGCTCAGGATAAATGAAATATCATGGGGACGAATTAAACATCCATCTGATGTATTAAGCATTGGAGATGAATTAGAAGTTTATATATTGAATATTGATCGGGAAAACGAAAAAATAGCTTTAAGCTTAAAAAAGATAATTCCAAACCCATGGGATAGTGCTGATAGAAAATACCATGTAGGTGATATTAAAACAGGAAAGGTTGTAGGAATAACTCAATTTGGAGTGTTTGTAGAATTAGAACCGGGGATTGATGGACTAATTCATAAAACACATTTGAACGAAAAAGGTGATTTAAAAGAGGGTGACATAGTTAATGTTGAAGTACTAAATGTAGATTTAGACAAAAAAAGAATAAGGCTGAAGATTAAATAA
- the speD gene encoding adenosylmethionine decarboxylase — protein MNALGRHILAEIYGCDAEILNDRENIERIMVESALRAGAEVREVAFHKFSPQGVSGVVIISESHLTIHTWPELGYAAVDVFTCGNDVNPWDACNFLTSMLNAKHMTATEVKRGIFEQPVKVANL, from the coding sequence ATGAATGCTTTGGGCCGTCATATTTTGGCAGAGATATATGGTTGCGACGCCGAAATATTAAATGATCGAGAGAATATAGAACGTATTATGGTTGAATCTGCTCTAAGAGCTGGAGCTGAAGTAAGAGAAGTGGCTTTTCATAAGTTTAGTCCTCAAGGTGTAAGTGGAGTTGTAATTATATCAGAATCTCACCTTACGATACACACTTGGCCTGAATTAGGATATGCTGCAGTTGATGTTTTTACATGTGGAAATGATGTCAATCCATGGGACGCATGTAACTTTTTAACAAGCATGCTTAATGCCAAGCATATGACTGCTACAGAGGTTAAGCGAGGGATATTTGAGCAGCCCGTAAAAGTTGCTAATTTATAG
- a CDS encoding CheR family methyltransferase — protein MLYREFIKEILEIAGLDLSAYKENQMMRRIKTLMTRHNLNEYSDYLTLLRNNKDAYNEFIDYITINVSEFFRNPQQWSILENDIIPIISKKRFIKVWSAACSNGEEPYSISLLLRKYIDPKRFTIIASDIDENALKKAKAGIYNAKSIENVPTEFMKYFDSKNGMYAIKEEIKENVSFVKHDLILDEYFSDIDLLLCRNVVIYFNEDTKEMVFYKLAKALNPGGILFVGSTEQIFMPKRFGLEQFKSFFYKKVE, from the coding sequence TTGCTGTACAGAGAGTTTATTAAAGAGATATTGGAGATTGCTGGACTTGATTTATCCGCATATAAAGAGAATCAAATGATGCGCAGAATAAAAACACTTATGACTCGCCATAATTTGAATGAATATTCTGATTATTTAACATTGCTTAGAAACAATAAAGATGCTTATAATGAGTTTATTGATTATATAACTATTAATGTCTCTGAATTTTTCCGCAATCCTCAACAATGGTCTATATTGGAAAATGATATAATCCCAATTATAAGTAAAAAAAGATTTATTAAAGTTTGGAGTGCAGCATGCTCTAATGGAGAAGAACCTTACTCGATTTCATTGTTGTTGAGAAAATATATTGATCCGAAAAGGTTTACGATAATTGCTTCAGATATTGATGAAAACGCGTTAAAAAAAGCGAAAGCAGGTATCTACAATGCTAAAAGCATTGAAAATGTACCTACAGAATTTATGAAGTACTTTGATTCAAAAAATGGAATGTACGCGATTAAAGAAGAAATAAAAGAAAATGTCTCCTTTGTAAAGCATGATCTTATATTAGATGAATATTTCAGCGATATTGATCTACTATTGTGTAGGAACGTAGTTATTTATTTTAATGAAGATACAAAAGAAATGGTATTTTATAAATTGGCAAAGGCTCTAAACCCAGGCGGTATTTTGTTTGTAGGTAGTACTGAACAGATTTTTATGCCAAAACGTTTTGGTTTAGAACAGTTTAAATCGTTCTTTTATAAAAAGGTTGAATAA
- a CDS encoding DUF6106 family protein, which yields MDNFHEEVVKKKDMTLNNIIYYTSYLFMVIFGLISLNFLFSILAHFNIINLIIAVIAGGIAYGLYVLRNSQKIEYEYTFTNGDIDIAKVIMNSKRVHILSTNAKEFEVIAPVNSDAYKKISHNIRNYKIFKAYNNIDKLYFGIFSQNGKHCFLLFEPSDKLLKLLNLYNPKNVQVE from the coding sequence ATGGACAATTTTCACGAAGAGGTCGTTAAAAAGAAAGATATGACTTTAAACAATATTATATACTATACCTCATACCTATTTATGGTTATTTTTGGATTAATATCATTAAACTTTCTATTTAGTATACTTGCTCACTTCAACATTATCAACTTGATTATAGCAGTTATAGCAGGTGGTATTGCATATGGCTTGTACGTTTTACGAAATAGCCAAAAGATCGAATATGAATACACATTTACCAACGGAGATATTGATATCGCTAAAGTCATAATGAATAGTAAAAGGGTTCATATTTTATCCACCAATGCAAAAGAATTTGAGGTGATAGCCCCCGTCAACAGTGACGCATACAAAAAGATATCTCATAACATTCGCAATTATAAAATATTTAAAGCGTATAATAACATTGATAAATTATATTTTGGTATATTTAGTCAAAATGGTAAACACTGTTTTCTTCTTTTTGAGCCCAGCGATAAATTGCTTAAACTATTGAATTTATATAATCCTAAAAATGTTCAGGTTGAATAA
- a CDS encoding DeoR/GlpR family DNA-binding transcription regulator, with product MTVDRRQKILNLINSKGEVRLSELKKFFPDVSEMTLRRDLMYLESQNKLIRVHGGARSINSLSAGEYDFNRSMLENIAAKEKIARIATRYLVENTSTFIDAGTTLMTFAKQIPNIRLYVITNAPNIAIELLKRSNIEIILLGGNLNHHTISSSGPFALKNLQSLNIDLAFLSIGGYSISAGFTNPNIYDNEIKSYVIKNAKKKIMLMDSSKFNKSLPFTLAQPEEIDILITDKKPDDNILEEFEKKGVEVVYDL from the coding sequence ATGACCGTTGATAGAAGACAAAAAATATTAAATTTGATAAATTCAAAAGGAGAAGTAAGACTGAGTGAGTTAAAAAAATTCTTTCCAGATGTATCTGAAATGACTTTAAGAAGAGATCTCATGTATCTTGAATCACAAAATAAGTTAATAAGAGTTCACGGTGGTGCTCGTTCGATAAATTCACTAAGCGCTGGTGAATATGATTTTAATAGGAGTATGCTAGAAAATATTGCAGCAAAAGAAAAAATAGCAAGGATAGCTACGCGATATCTTGTAGAAAATACCTCTACTTTTATAGACGCAGGAACTACACTTATGACTTTTGCAAAACAAATACCTAATATTAGACTATATGTAATAACAAATGCTCCAAACATAGCCATAGAGCTTTTAAAAAGAAGTAATATAGAAATAATTTTATTAGGGGGCAATTTAAATCACCATACAATATCTTCTTCAGGTCCTTTCGCATTAAAGAATCTACAAAGCTTGAATATAGATTTGGCATTTTTATCTATTGGTGGTTATTCGATATCAGCGGGGTTTACTAATCCCAATATTTATGACAATGAAATAAAAAGTTATGTAATAAAGAACGCTAAGAAAAAAATTATGCTTATGGATTCATCTAAGTTTAATAAAAGCCTACCTTTTACCCTGGCACAACCCGAAGAGATTGATATACTTATTACAGATAAAAAACCTGATGATAATATTCTGGAAGAATTTGAGAAAAAAGGGGTGGAGGTCGTGTATGATTTGTGA
- a CDS encoding propanediol/glycerol family dehydratase large subunit — translation MKRSKRFQVLDSRPINNDAFMREWPEKGFIAMESLRDPKPSIKIENGVIVELDGKKRDEFDFIDEFIADNSIDISAAINAMNIKSIDIAKMLVDVNVSRREILNITRGLTPAKILEVVNSMNVVEMMMAMQKMRARKIPSIQAHVTNLMDNPVLIAADAAEGALRGFDEEETTVGIARYAPLNALALLVGSQTGRGGVLTQCAVEEATELNIAMRGLTSYAETISVYGTEGVFIDGDDTPFSKAFLASAYASRGLKIRFTSGTGSEVLMGDAEGKSMLYLEIRCIMIAKGAGVQGIQNGSISCIGVTSSVPSGIRAILAENLVAAMLDLEVASGNDQTFSHSDIRRTAKTMLQFLPGTDFIFSGYSATPNYDNMFAGSNFDVDDYDDYNVLQRDLKVDGGLRPVSEEEVIMVRNRAARALKSVFTQLGLPPITNEEVEKATYAHGSKDMPERDIVKDLLAIDEMMKKGITGLDVVKALYRSGFEDIAENILNMLKQRVSGDYLQTSSIIDKNFNVISAVNCENDYRGPGTGYIMSEERWNEIKAIPHLIDPDEY, via the coding sequence ATGAAACGTTCAAAAAGGTTTCAAGTTTTGGATAGTAGACCTATAAATAACGATGCATTTATGAGGGAGTGGCCCGAAAAGGGTTTTATTGCCATGGAATCTCTCAGAGATCCGAAACCATCAATAAAAATTGAAAATGGTGTGATTGTAGAACTAGATGGGAAAAAGCGCGACGAATTTGATTTTATTGATGAGTTTATTGCTGATAACTCTATTGATATATCCGCCGCAATTAACGCTATGAACATAAAAAGTATTGATATAGCAAAAATGCTTGTTGATGTAAATGTAAGTAGAAGAGAAATTCTAAATATCACGAGAGGCTTGACACCTGCCAAAATATTGGAAGTTGTAAATTCTATGAACGTAGTAGAAATGATGATGGCTATGCAGAAGATGAGAGCAAGGAAAATTCCTTCTATTCAGGCTCATGTAACTAATCTCATGGATAACCCTGTGCTTATAGCAGCAGATGCAGCAGAAGGGGCTTTAAGGGGATTTGATGAAGAAGAGACTACGGTAGGTATAGCTCGTTATGCGCCCTTAAATGCATTGGCACTTCTTGTAGGTTCACAGACAGGTCGTGGTGGCGTATTAACTCAGTGTGCTGTAGAAGAAGCGACGGAGCTTAACATAGCCATGAGGGGACTTACTTCCTATGCTGAAACAATATCGGTCTACGGGACTGAGGGTGTGTTTATCGATGGCGACGATACGCCATTTTCAAAAGCATTTTTAGCATCCGCTTATGCATCCCGCGGCCTCAAGATAAGGTTTACATCTGGTACAGGATCTGAAGTACTTATGGGTGATGCCGAAGGAAAATCGATGCTTTACCTTGAAATCAGGTGTATTATGATTGCAAAAGGAGCAGGTGTACAAGGGATACAAAATGGATCTATAAGCTGTATTGGGGTTACTTCTTCAGTTCCATCAGGAATAAGAGCTATACTGGCTGAAAATCTTGTAGCTGCTATGCTGGATTTGGAAGTAGCATCCGGTAATGATCAGACGTTTTCGCATTCGGATATAAGGCGAACAGCTAAGACAATGCTGCAGTTTCTGCCAGGTACAGATTTTATATTTTCAGGTTATAGTGCCACACCTAATTATGATAATATGTTTGCAGGATCTAATTTTGATGTAGATGACTATGACGATTATAATGTGTTGCAGAGGGATTTAAAAGTAGATGGTGGTTTGAGGCCTGTGTCAGAAGAAGAAGTAATAATGGTCAGAAATAGGGCAGCAAGGGCTTTAAAATCCGTTTTTACCCAATTAGGATTACCACCCATAACCAATGAAGAAGTAGAGAAAGCTACGTATGCTCATGGAAGTAAAGATATGCCTGAAAGAGATATAGTAAAGGATTTGTTAGCGATAGATGAAATGATGAAAAAAGGCATAACAGGGCTTGACGTTGTAAAAGCTCTTTATAGATCTGGATTTGAAGATATTGCAGAAAATATTTTAAACATGTTAAAACAACGAGTATCAGGTGATTATTTACAAACATCTTCTATAATTGACAAGAATTTTAACGTAATAAGTGCTGTAAACTGTGAAAACGATTATAGGGGTCCTGGAACAGGTTATATCATGAGCGAGGAAAGATGGAATGAAATAAAAGCGATTCCTCATCTTATAGATCCAGATGAATATTAG
- a CDS encoding propanediol/glycerol family dehydratase medium subunit — protein MDELVRIITQKVIQELKKRSSLENNFRADEVVIGVGPAFLKSQFKTIANIPLRDVLREVIAGIEEEGMHYRVFRIYSTADVAFIAWEAAKMSGSGIGIGIQSKGTTVIHQKDLLPLSNLELFPQAPLLDLPTYREIGRNAARYAKGDVPMPIKVKNDYMIRPKYQAKAAVLYIKEKECVKNIPPEQIDWGDEQWH, from the coding sequence ATGGATGAGTTGGTTAGAATCATTACCCAAAAGGTTATACAGGAATTAAAAAAACGATCATCTTTAGAGAATAATTTTAGAGCTGACGAGGTAGTCATTGGGGTTGGGCCGGCTTTCTTAAAATCCCAATTTAAAACTATAGCTAATATTCCTTTGCGCGATGTCTTAAGAGAAGTAATAGCAGGCATAGAAGAAGAGGGTATGCACTACAGAGTATTCAGAATTTATTCTACTGCAGATGTGGCTTTTATAGCATGGGAAGCGGCAAAAATGAGCGGTTCAGGTATTGGCATAGGCATTCAATCAAAAGGGACCACAGTAATACACCAAAAAGACCTCTTGCCACTATCTAATTTAGAGTTGTTTCCACAGGCGCCATTGTTAGATTTACCTACATATCGTGAAATAGGTAGAAATGCCGCTAGATACGCTAAAGGAGATGTACCAATGCCTATAAAAGTAAAAAACGATTATATGATTAGGCCAAAATATCAGGCAAAGGCGGCTGTATTATATATAAAGGAAAAAGAATGTGTTAAAAATATACCTCCAGAACAAATCGACTGGGGTGATGAACAATGGCATTAA
- a CDS encoding diol dehydratase small subunit: MALSREDYPLSVKRRELIRTYTGKSFDDINLKSVNDGSISQGDLRISGNVLMYQAEIAEACERPQLAENLRRAAELTVVPDNKILEIYNALRPHRSTKQELLDIADELEKKYNAKRCAALVRKAADTYERRGVLKR; encoded by the coding sequence ATGGCATTAAGCAGAGAAGATTATCCTCTTTCGGTTAAGAGACGAGAATTGATAAGGACATACACTGGTAAGTCTTTTGATGATATTAACCTCAAGAGCGTCAATGACGGCAGTATAAGCCAGGGTGATTTAAGGATATCAGGTAATGTACTTATGTATCAAGCTGAGATAGCAGAAGCGTGTGAAAGGCCACAATTAGCAGAAAATCTAAGAAGAGCTGCAGAGCTTACAGTTGTTCCTGATAATAAAATATTAGAAATATATAACGCATTAAGGCCTCATAGGTCTACAAAGCAAGAATTATTAGATATAGCCGATGAATTGGAGAAAAAATATAATGCAAAAAGATGCGCTGCTCTTGTAAGGAAGGCTGCAGACACATATGAGCGAAGAGGAGTCCTTAAAAGATGA